Proteins from one Rosa chinensis cultivar Old Blush chromosome 7, RchiOBHm-V2, whole genome shotgun sequence genomic window:
- the LOC112176032 gene encoding auxin-binding protein ABP19a, which translates to MISPIFFVFSLILSSSYASHVQDFCVADYTAPQGFAGYACKDPAKVTVDDFVFSGLKVPSDTTNINKSGFTAAVAPVFPALNGLGVSVALATLAVDGVSPLHSHRGATEVIVILEGSDIVAGFIASSNKVYTKTLNKGDAIVFPQGLYHFFWNKGKTPASIFVSFSSENPGVQVLENALFQSDFPTEIIAKTTLLDVAQIKKLKGVFNGTN; encoded by the coding sequence ATGATTTCCCCTATCTTCTTCGTAttttctctcattctctcttcttcctatGCTTCTCATGTGCAAGACTTCTGTGTTGCAGACTACACAGCCCCTCAAGGCTTTGCAGGGTACGCTTGCAAAGACCCTGCCAAGGTCACAGTAGACGATTTCGTCTTCTCCGGCCTAAAAGTCCCCAGTGACACCACGAACATTAACAAATCTGGATTCACAGCTGCCGTTGCCCCTGTATTTCCTGCTCTCAACGGCCTAGGCGTTTCGGTGGCCCTAGCAACCCTGGCGGTTGATGGAGTTAGTCCGCTTCACAGCCACCGCGGAGCTACAGAAGTAATAGTCATCTTAGAAGGAAGTGACATAGTCGCCGGGTTCATTGCCTCGAGTAACAAAGTTTATACAAAGACTCTGAACAAGGGTGATGCTATTGTTTTTCCACAAGGGTTATATCACTTCTTTTGGAATAAGGGTAAAACACCTGCCAGTATATTTGTTAGCTTCAGTAGCGAAAACCCCGGCGTTCAGGTTCTGGAGAATGCACTGTTCCAAAGCGATTTCCCTACCGAAATCATAGCCAAGACTACTTTACTTGACGTTGCTCAGATTAAGAAACTTAAGGGTGTTTTTAATGGCACTAATTAG